From the Saccharomyces paradoxus chromosome XIV, complete sequence genome, one window contains:
- the ESF2 gene encoding RNA-binding ATPase activator ESF2 (Essential nucleolar protein involved in pre-18S rRNA processing~similar to YNR054C), protein MSEKGNSDFEDFSSDEENDQHNVLIQTKKKISSKDDVFSKKVEDVESENESEIEKEQGQEETEGLEQTEQQNKNKLEREVEEQSSSTSALDLKTEKLRQLVKSKAAKKSKHKTGVVYFSSIPPYMKPAKMRQILARFGEVDRLFLKKEDDQKYKQRVKGGGNKKNKYEEGWAEFIRKRDGKLCAETLNGNIIGGKKGTFYHDDILNVKYLPGFKWADLTEQIARENDIRQAKLEMEISQANKLNAEFIRNVEQSKMIQNIKNSRKRAGKEEEPAVSHPRREFKQRRVETSRANAPSDIKQQSSKSKNLGSVLNNLL, encoded by the coding sequence ATGagtgaaaaaggaaatagtGATTTTGAGGATTTCTCCTCAGACGAGGAAAATGACCAACATAACGTCTTGATTCAgaccaagaagaaaatttctaGTAAGGATGATGTTTTTAGTAAAAAGGTAGAAGATGTTGAAAGTGAAAACGAATCAGAGATAGAAAAGGAGCAAGgacaagaagaaacagaGGGACTGGAGCAAACAGAGCAACAGAACAAAAACAAGCTCGAGCGAGAGGTAGAAGAGCAATCTTCGTCCACCTCTGCACTGGACttaaaaacagaaaaattaagaCAACTGGTAAAATCAAAGGCCGCTAAGAAGTCCAAGCATAAGACTGGGGTAGTGTACTTCTCTAGTATTCCACCTTACATGAAGCCTGCCAAAATGAGACAAATACTAGCTCGTTTTGGTGAGGTCGATAGACTATTTctaaagaaagaagacGATCAAAAGTACAAGCAAAGAGTTAAAGGTGGGGggaacaagaaaaacaagTACGAAGAAGGTTGGGCTGAGTTTATTAGGAAAAGAGACGGCAAGTTATGTGCGGAGACGTTGAACGGGAACATTATCGGTGGCAAGAAAGGCACTTTCTACCATGATGATATCCTGAATGTAAAGTACCTTCCAGGTTTCAAATGGGCAGATTTGACTGAACAGATTGCCCGTGAAAATGATATCAGACAAGCTAAGTTGGAGATGGAAATCTCACAGGCCAATAAACTGAACGCGGAATTCATAAGAAACGTGGAGCAGAGTAAGATGATACAGAACATTAAGAACTCTAGGAAGCGCGCtgggaaagaagaagagccTGCCGTTTCTCACCCTCGCAGGGAATTCAAGCAACGTCGTGTGGAAACCAGCCGTGCAAATGCGCCCTCTGACATTAAACAGCAATCTTCCAAATCCAAGAACTTGGGTAGTGTCCTCAACAACTTACTATAA
- the BIO5 gene encoding Bio5p (transmembrane protein involved in the biotin biosynthesis~similar to YNR056C), protein MSSSERSEVKFDKHFNWWSLLGIAFSLSCSWVGISASMAVGIASGGPLLIIYGLIIAAFFSLMCGISLGDFAAILPNSSGGSFWVLKMLEQESAPLKTPEYEDPSDDDEEVFLENYCQTANVEVSSKFQKVSSMVVGLLNYFGAIFTTASICSSLSMSCIGIHNLLHPDYELKHWHVFVGYQCINAVLTLFNIYSTPLPYISQFGLYTSLLSFAMTFIICIVSRSDNTVDPWPKASNIFGSFDNQTGWNSSGMAFVVGLVNPIWAFVGIDSATHMIDEVGYSKSRFLVPKVIITTIIVGFVTSFIYCVGLFFCITDKTAVVESILPIVEIFYQATGNRNLSVFLQCMCITTGFVSGIASGTWQSRILQSFGKSYAPFYKEGSLGNKSLKKLAILTPGFKSPLYAHFLSQICVTIIGCIFMGSSTAFNAIITACITLLLMSYAVPSFIFLFVVNKEKFVHRIESDVNCISRPNRRRMSLIPHIICILWTLFCLVFLSFPYTLPVTAGNMNYTSVVYAVVFCIISIVVFPACI, encoded by the coding sequence ATGTCTAGTTCAGAAAGGTCAGAAGTCAAGTTTGACAAGCATTTCAATTGGTGGTCACTGCTAGGTATCGCATTCTCATTAAGTTGCTCGTGGGTCGGTATCTCTGCATCGATGGCCGTTGGTATTGCCAGTGGAGGGCCACTGCTTATCATCTATGGGTTGATAATTGCTGCATTCTTCAGTCTCATGTGTGGTATATCTCTGGGGGATTTTGCTGCCATACTGCCAAATAGCAGTGGTGGTTCATTTTGGGTTCTTAAAATGTTGGAGCAAGAATCAGCACCTTTGAAAACCCCCGAGTACGAGGACCCTTCtgacgacgatgaagaagtcTTCCTCGAAAACTATTGTCAAACTGCTAACGTGGAagtttcttccaaatttcaaaaggTTTCATCCATGGTCGTGGGGTTGCTGAACTATTTCGGCGCCATTTTCACTACAGCAAGTATCTGCTCATCTTTGTCAATGAGTTGTATTGGTATTCATAACTTGTTGCATCCAGATTATGAATTAAAACATTGGCATGTGTTTGTGGGTTACCAATGTATTAATGCCGTTTTAAcacttttcaatatttatTCAACTCCACTGCCCTACATTTCTCAGTTTGGGCTCTACACATCTCTATTATCTTTCGCCATGACTTTCATCATTTGTATTGTTTCAAGATCTGACAACACCGTAGACCCATGGCCCAAGGCTTCTAATATATTTGGGAGTTTTGATAATCAAACAGGCTGGAATTCATCGGGAATGGCATTTGTTGTCGGTTTGGTCAATCCTATTTGGGCATTTGTTGGCATCGATTCCGCCACGCACATGATTGATGAAGTTGGTTACAGCAAATCACGTTTCTTAGTTCCCAAAGTTATTATCACCACCATCATTGTGGGCTTTGTGACtagttttatttattgTGTCGGTTTGTTTTTCTGCATCACTGACAAAACGGCAGTTGTTGAGTCTATCTTACCTATCGTAGAAATATTTTACCAGGCCACAGGTAATAGAAATCTCAGCGTCTTCCTGCAATGTATGTGTATTACGACAGGTTTCGTTTCAGGCATTGCAAGCGGAACTTGGCAAAGTCGAATCCTGCAATCATTCGGGAAGAGTTACGCACCATTTTATAAAGAGGGTTCCTTGGGAAACAAGTCGTTGAAGAAGCTAGCCATTTTGACACCTGGGTTTAAATCTCCATTATATGCCCACTTTTTGTCGCAGATATGCGTCACGATAATTGGCTGCATCTTTATGGGATCCAGCACCGCTTTTAACGCAATCATCACGGCATGTATCACCCTGCTGCTAATGTCCTATGCAGTTCCTTCTTTTATATTCCTCTTCGTTgttaataaagaaaaattcgtCCATAGAATTGAGAGTGACGTAAATTGTATTAGCAGGCCTAACCGTCGTCGTATGTCTCTGATTCCCCATATTATATGTATCCTATGGACCTTATTCTGCCTGGTATTTTTGTCTTTCCCGTACACACTACCGGTTACTGCAGGAAACATGAATTATACCTCAGTCGTATATGCAGTAGTTTTCTGCATCATCAGcattgttgtttttccCGCATGCATCTAG
- the NOG2 gene encoding putative GTPase NOG2 (GTPase~similar to YNR053C), translated as MGTGKKEKSRRIREGDTKDGNLRVKGENFYRDSKRVKFLNMYTSGKEIRNKKGNLIRAASFQDSTIPDARVQPDRRWFGNTRVISQDALQHFRSALGETQKDTYQVLLRRNKLPMSLLEEKDTDESPKARILDTESYADAFGPKAQRKRPRLAASNLEDLVKATDEDINKYEEKQVLDATLGLMGNQEDKENGWTAAAKEAIFSKGQSKRIWNELYKVIDSSDVVIHVLDARDPLGTRCKSVEEYMKKETPHKHLIYVLNKCDLVPTWVAAAWVKHLSKERPTLAFHASITNSFGKGSLIQLLRQFSQLHTDRKQISVGFIGYPNTGKSSIINTLRKKKVCQVAPIPGETKVWQYITLMKRIFLIDCPGIVPPSSKDSEEDILFRGVVRVEHVTHPEQYIPGVLKRCQVKHLERTYEISGWKDATEFIEILARKQGRLLKGGEPDESGVSKQILNDFNRGKIPWFVLPPEKEEEAKPKKTEVGKTA; from the exons atGGGTACTGGTAAGAAAGAGAAATCTAGACGTATTCGTGAAGGTGACACCAAAGATGGTAATCTTCGTGTGAAGGGTGAGAATTTCTACAGAGACTCCAAGAGAGTCAAATTTCTGAATATGTACACTAGTGGGAAGGAGATCAGGAACAAGAAAGGTAACTTAATTAGGGCTGCTTCTTTCCAGGACTCCACGATACCGGATGCGAGGGTCCAACCGGATCGTCGTTGGTTCGGTAACACAAGAGTGATATCACAGGATGCCTTGCAGCATTTCAGGAGTGCATTGGGAGAAACTCAAAAAGACACATATCAGGTTCTTCTGAGAAGAAACAAGCTTCCTATGTCATTgttggaagaaaaggatacTGATGAATCACCAAAAGCCAGAATCCTGGACACCGAGAGTTATGCTGATGCGTTCGGGCCCAAAGCGCAAAGAAAGAGACCACGTCTTGCCGCATCTAATCTAGAGGACTTGGTCAAGGCTACAGATGAAGACATTAACAAGTATGAGGAAAAGCAAGTCTTAGATGCCACTTTGGGGCTAATGGGGAACCAggaagacaaagaaaatgggtGGACGGCTGCAGCAAAAGAAGCCATTTTTAGTAAGGGTCAGTCCAAACGTATTTGGAACGAATTATATAAAGTGATCGATTCTTCTGACGTGGTAATACACGTTCTAGATGCAAGAGATCCATTGGGTACACGTTGTAAGTCCGTGGAAGAGTATatgaagaaggaaacaCCACACAAACATTTGATATACGTTCTTAACAAGTGTGATTTGGTACCTACCTGGGTTGCA GCAGCTTGGGTCAAACATTTATCGAAGGAACGTCCAACTTTGGCGTTCCATGCATCCATTACCAACTCCTTTGGTAAAGGTTCGTTAATCCAATTACTACGTCAGTTCTCCCAGTTGCATACTGATAGAAAGCAAATCTCCGTTGGGTTTATCGGTTATCCAAATACTGGCAAATCATCCATCATTAACACgttgagaaagaaaaaagtgtGTCAAGTGGCACCAATCCCTGGTGAAACTAAAGTCTGGCAATATATTACTCttatgaaaagaatttttttaattgatTGTCCAGGTATTGTACCACCTTCTAGCAAGGATTCCGAAGAAGACATTTTGTTTAGAGGTGTAGTCAGAGTCGAACATGTCACGCATCCAGAGCAGTATATCCCAGGTGTCCTGAAACGTTGTCAGGTTAAGCACTTAGAAAGAACCTATGAAATCTCAGGATGGAAGGACGCCACTGAGTTTATTGAAATTCTGGCAAGGAAGCAAGGTAGATTACTGAAGGGTGGTGAGCCCGATGAGTCTGGCGTTTCCAAGCAAATACTGAACGATTTTAACAGAGGTAAGATCCCTTGGTTCGTCCTTCCAcctgaaaaggaagaggaagCCAAACCAAAGAAGACAGAAGTTGGAAAGACAGCATAG
- the HOL1 gene encoding Hol1p (transporter in the major facilitator superfamily~similar to YNR055C), producing MDKYTNRDHPDYIPGTFNIYSSQNLENGIIYESKLKKNSTGVVLIPQPSYSPNDPLNWSSWRKLAHFGLMAFITAFTAATSNDAGAAQDSLNEIYGISYDSMNTGAGVLFLGIGWSTLFLAPFANLYGRKITYIVCTTLGLFGALWFALAKRTSDTIWSQLFVGISESCAEAQVQLSLSDIFFQHQLGSVLTVYIMCTSIGTFLGPLIAGYISAFTNFRWVGWVAVIISGGLLVAIIFGCEETYFDRGQYMTPLTSCQSGYEDGTTLQNSDNTAVSRRKRHLDAKLSTPDAMGEKGVDVSETAEFEVNNEEEATIPETRELIDGSKEHLKSYPKRIAIFTKATNLKGYGFKQYFKYLKINLRMFLFPPVWLSGMFWGIQDVFLTFYLTTQESAYYDPPWNYSDFGVAIMNVPTLIGAVIGCICAGIVSDYFVLWMARHNRGILEAEFRLYFSIATAIIGPAGLLMFGIGTARQWPWQAIYVGLGFVGFAWGCSGDIAMAYLMDCYPEMVLEGMVCTAIINNTISCIFTFTCSDWLAASGTENTYIALAVINFGITAFALPMYYYGKRIRLWTKRWYLQSVNLRDGV from the coding sequence ATGGACAAATATACCAACAGGGACCATCCTGACTACATTCCCGGTACATTCAACATTTATTCTTCCCAAAATTTGGAGAATGGTATTATATACGAAtcaaagttgaaaaaaaattccacaGGAGTTGTTCTAATCCCTCAACCATCATATTCGCCAAATGATCCACTGAATTGGTCTAGCTGGAGGAAGTTGGCACATTTTGGTCTAATGGCTTTTATAACCGCGTTCACTGCCGCTACTAGTAACGACGCCGGTGCTGCTCAAGACTCATTGAATGAGATTTATGGGATATCGTATGATTCTATGAACACAGGGGCTggtgttctttttttaggtATTGGTTGGTCCACTTTGTTCCTAGCTCCATTCGCCAATTTGTATGGTAGGAAGATTACGTACATAGTTTGCACCACATTGGGTCTCTTCGGTGCGCTTTGGTTTGCCCTGGCTAAAAGAACGAGTGACACAATATGGTCCCAATTGTTTGTAGGCATCAGTGAGTCGTGTGCTGAAGCTCAAGTACAGCTGTCCCTGAGcgacatttttttccaacaCCAATTGGGCTCCGTATTGACCGTGTATATTATGTGCACTAGTATTGGTACGTTCTTGGGTCCATTGATTGCTGGGTACATATCTGCCTTTACCAACTTCCGTTGGGTTGGTTGGGTTGCCGTGATTATATCTGGTGGTCTTTTGGTTGCTATTATATTTGGATGCGAGGAAACTTACTTCGACAGAGGTCAGTATATGACTCCCCTGACAAGTTGTCAATCGGGATACGAAGATGGCACCACTTTGCAAAATTCTGATAATACTGCCGTGTCGCGCAGAAAACGTCATCTTGACGCTAAACTATCAACACCTGATGCCATGGGTGAGAAGGGTGTAGACGTATCGGAAACAGCTGAGTTTGAAGTCAACAACGAAGAGGAGGCTACCATACCTGAGACTCGCGAATTGATTGATGGTTCCAAAGAGCATTTGAAATCATACCCAAAAAGAATAGCCATATTCACCAAAGCCACTAATTTGAAAGGTTACGGTTTTAAACagtatttcaaatatctaAAGATCAACCTTCGAATGTTTTTATTCCCGCCTGTGTGGTTGTCTGGTATGTTTTGGGGTATTCAAGACGTTTTCCTGACATTTTATTTGACCACTCAAGAAAGCGCCTACTACGATCCCCCATGGAACTACAGTGATTTTGGTGTTGCAATTATGAATGTTCCCACACTGATCGGAGCGGTAATCGGTTGTATTTGTGCTGGCATTGTTAGTGACTACTTTGTTCTTTGGATGGCTCGTCACAACAGAGGTATTTTGGAGGCGGAATTTAGATTATACTTCTCAATTGCGACTGCAATTATCGGGCCCGCCGGTTTGCTAATGTTTGGTATTGGTACCGCTAGACAATGGCCTTGGCAAGCTATATACGTTGGATTGGGTTTTGTTGGCTTTGCATGGGGTTGTTCTGGTGATATTGCCATGGCGTACCTAATGGATTGTTACCCCGAAATGGTTTTGGAAGGTATGGTTTGTACTGCTATTATCAACAACACAATATCTTGCATTTTCACCTTTACCTGTTCTGATTGGCTTGCTGCATCTGGTACTGAGAACACTTACATCGCTTTGGCTGTCATCAACTTTGGGATTACCGCATTTGCCTTACCAATGTACTACTATGGTAAGAGGATAAGACTTTGGACTAAGAGATGGTATTTGCAGTCTGTCAATCTGAGAGACGGCGTGTAG
- the POP2 gene encoding CCR4-NOT core DEDD family RNase subunit POP2 (RNase of the DEDD superfamily~similar to YNR052C), with amino-acid sequence MQSMNVQPRVLAVGGEQFFSQRQASEQHQQQNMGPQVYSPQVNRARMFPQGMPVNTINGSVNQEMNNAYLLKQKGDPLLTQQQQQQQQQQQQQQQQQQQPFTIGTPVSVASLPPGLNVLQQQQQQQQQQGVGLNRPLASQLPKHLTNQSMPPIFLPPPNYLFVRDVWKSNLYSEFAVIRQLISQYNHVSISTEFVGTLARPIGTFRSKVDYHYQTMRANVDFLNPIQLGLSLSDANGNKPDNGPSTWQFNFEFDPKKEIMSTESLDLLRKSGINFEKHENSGIDIFEFSQLLMDSGLMMDDSVTWITYHAAYDLGFLINILMNDAMPNNKEDFEWWVHQYMPNFYDLNLVYKIIQEFKNPQLQQSSQQQQQQQYSLTTLADELGLPRFSIFTTTGGQSLLMLLSFCQLSKLSMHKFPNGTDFAKYQGVIYGIDGDQ; translated from the coding sequence ATGCAATCTATGAATGTACAACCGAGGGTACTAGCTGTAGGAGGCGAGCAGTTTTTCTCTCAAAGGCAGGCTTCTGAACAACATCAACAGCAAAACATGGGACCTCAGGTGTATTCGCCACAGGTTAATAGAGCAAGAATGTTTCCTCAAGGGATGCCTGTAAATACAATTAATGGCTCTGTGAATCAGGAGATGAACAATGCCTATCTTTTGAAACAGAAGGGTGATCCGCTGTTAActcagcaacaacagcagcagcaacaacagcagcaacagcaacagcaacagcagcagcagccaTTTACTATAGGAACACCCGTTTCGGTAGCTAGTTTGCCGCCCGGCCTGAACGTTCtgcaacaacaacaacagcagcagcagcagcaggGAGTGGGGCTCAATCGTCCCTTGGCTTCCCAGCTGCCCAAGCATTTAACTAACCAAAGTATGCCACCAATATTTCTACCACCCCCAAATTATCTTTTCGTTCGTGATGTCTGGAAGTCCAACCTTTACAGTGAATTCGCTGTTATAAGACAACTGATTTCGCAGTATAATCATGTGTCAATCAGCACTGAGTTCGTGGGGACTTTGGCCAGGCCGATCGGCACTTTCAGGTCGAAGGTAGATTACCACTACCAGACAATGAGGGCCAACGTAGACTTTTTAAACCCAATACAACTTGGCCTTTCCTTGAGTGACGCCAACGGTAACAAACCTGACAACGGTCCATCGACATGGCAAttcaattttgaatttgacccaaagaaggaaatcATGTCCACAGAATCGTTAGACTTACTCAGAAAGTCTGGTATCAATTTCGAAAAACACGAAAATTCAGGTATTGATATATTTGAGTTTTCACAACTGCTAATGGACTCCGGTTTAATGATGGATGATTCTGTTACTTGGATCACATACCATGCGGCATACGATCTAGGTTTCCTAATCAACATTCTAATGAATGACGCCATGCCCAACAACAAGGAGGATTTCGAGTGGTGGGTCCATCAGTACATGCCTAATTTCTACGATCTGAACCTGGTGTATAAGATAATTCAGGAGTTCAAGAACCCTCAATTGCAACAATCTTcacaacaacagcagcagcagcagtaTTCATTAACCACACTTGCCGATGAGCTAGGGTTACCAAGATTCTCCATATTTACTACTACAGGCGGCCAGAGTTTATTGATGCTTCTATCCTTCTGCCAATTGAGCAAGCTGTCTATGCATAAGTTCCCCAACGGTACGGATTTCGCCAAATATCAAGGTGTTATATATGGTATTGACGGGGACCAATGA